The Theileria orientalis strain Shintoku DNA, chromosome 2, complete genome genome has a window encoding:
- a CDS encoding nucleoside diphosphate kinase: MTDERTFVMVKPDGVHRNLIGEVVKRFENKGLKLVAAKFKVPSKELVEKHYAAHEGKPFFPELVAFVGQGPVFCTAWEGPNAVKVGRSLLGVTNPVDSAPGTLRGDFGLTLSKNLVHASSSLEDALSECNLWFSPDEFVSWTPNAAKWVV, translated from the coding sequence ATGACTGACGAGAGGACTTTTGTCATGGTTAAGCCTGACGGCGTTCACAGGAACTTGATCGGCGAGGTCGTAAAGAGGTTTGAGAACAAGGGTTTGAAGCTCGTCGCTGCCAAGTTTAAGGTTCCCTCAAAGGAGCTCGTCGAGAAGCACTACGCGGCCCACGAGGGCAAGCCCTTTTTTCCCGAGCTCGTCGCCTTCGTCGGACAGGGCCCTGTGTTCTGCACGGCTTGGGAGGGCCCCAACGCCGTCAAGGTTGGAAGGTCGCTCCTGGGAGTCACGAACCCCGTGGACAGCGCCCCCGGGACCCTCAGAGGCGATTTCGGACTCACGCTCTCGAAGAACCTCGTCCACGCCAGCAGCTCCCTCGAGGACGCTCTCAGCGAGTGCAACCTCTGGTTCTCCCCCGATGAGTTTGTGAGTTGGACTCCCAACGCCGCCAAGTGGGTCGTATAG